gatgtctgtctgtgtattgCCAGGAGGAGGGTGGGCAGCAGGAAGAGGAAGTTGCCTAGCAACAGCTACAGCCAGTGGGCCAATCGCAGCGAGGCAGGGGAGGAGCCTCCTGGTATGCTGGAGGACGCAGAAGAAGCGTCAGACTCCCCCCACTTCCTGTCAGACCCCCCCCAGATCCCGTCTgactcctccctctcctccatcttcgGCGTGGGCGAGCGGTACCAGGTGCTGGCGCGCCGTGTCACCCCGCAGGGGGGGGTGCAGTACTTACTGGAGTGGGAGGGGCCAACGCCATATTAGGAAGAGCTTTGATTTCTCCCTGTCTCGGCCAATCAGAGCTCTC
The genomic region above belongs to Etheostoma cragini isolate CJK2018 unplaced genomic scaffold, CSU_Ecrag_1.0 ScbMSFa_1483, whole genome shotgun sequence and contains:
- the LOC117939935 gene encoding PHD finger protein 19-like, with translation NKLSCSWTSNHHMANIFDFTLDELQSLKSSSSRTVSIDQDSTDASTSGSATTSTSYHFRRRVGSRKRKLPSNSYSQWANRSEAGEEPPGMLEDAEEASDSPHFLSDPPQIPSDSSLSSIFGVGERYQVLARRVTPQGGVQYLLEWEGPTPY